The following are encoded in a window of Sminthopsis crassicaudata isolate SCR6 chromosome 5, ASM4859323v1, whole genome shotgun sequence genomic DNA:
- the PHB2 gene encoding prohibitin-2, translated as MAQNLKDFAGRLPAGPRGMGTALKLLLGAGAVAYGVRESVFTVEGGQRAIFFNRIGGVQQDTILAEGLHFRIPWFQYPIIYDIRARPRKISSPTGSKDLQMVNISLRVLSRPNALELPSMYQRLGLDYEERVLPSIVNEVLKSVVAKFNASQLITQRAQVSLLIRRELTERAKDFSLILDDVAITELSFSREYTAAVEAKQVAQQEAQRAQFLVEKAKQEQRQKIVQAEGEAEAAKMLGEALSKNPGYIKLRKIRAAQNISKTIATSQNRIYLTADNLVLNLQDESFTR; from the exons ATGGCCCAGAACCTGAAGGACTTCGCGGGACGGCTGCCCGCCGGGCCCCGAGGCATGGGCACCGCGCTGAAGCTGCTTCTCGGGGCCGGGGCCGTGGCCTACGGAGTCCGAGAGTCCGTGTTTACTG TGGAAGGTGGGCAAAGAGCCATTTTCTTTAACCGAATTGGGGGTGTGCAGCAGGACACTATCCTCGCGGAAGGACTGCACTTCAG GATCCCCTGGTTCCAGTACCCCATCATCTATGACATTCGTGCCCGGCCCCGCAAGATCTCTTCTCCCACAGGCTCCAAAG ACCTTCAGATGGTGAACATTTCCCTCCGAGTGCTGTCCCGACCCAATGCCTTGGAGCTGCCCAGCATGTACCAGCGCCTGGGCTTGGACTACGAGGAGCGGGTGCTGCCCTCTATCGTGAATGAGGTGCTCAAGAGCGTGGTGGCCAAGTTCAACGCCTCCCAGCTCATCACCCAGCGGGCCCAG GTGTCCTTGTTGATCCGGCGGGAGCTGACTGAGCGGGCCAAGGACTTCAGCCTCATTCTGGATGATGTTGCCATCACAGAGCTGAGCTTCAGCAGAGAGTACACGGCTGCAGTGGAGGCCAAGCAAGTGG CCCAGCAAGAGGCCCAGCGGGCTCAGTTTCTGGTAGAAAAAGCAAAGCAAGAGCAGCGGCAAAAGATCGTACAAGCCGAGGGTGAAGCTGAGGCTGCCAAGATG CTTGGGGAAGCTCTGAGCAAGAACCCTGGCTATATAAAACTACGTAAAATCCGAGCTGCCCAGAACATCTCCAAGACG ATCGCCACATCTCAGAACCGAATCTATCTCACTGCTGACAACCTCGTGCTGAACTTGCAGGATGAAAGCTTCACCCGGTGA
- the EMG1 gene encoding ribosomal RNA small subunit methyltransferase NEP1, with protein MAAPSDGFQARERRIRETERDWEAAEPKRPRLGVGSKSGGRRLVVVLEGASLETVKVGKTYELLNCDKHKSILLKNGRDPGEVRPDIAHQSLLMLMDSPLNRAGLLQVYIHTQKNVLIEVNPQTRIPRTFDRFCGLMVQLLHKLSVRAADGPQKLLKVIKNPVSDHFPAGCMKIGTSFSVPVVSDIKELAAGGDPIVFVVGAFAHGSVNVDYTEKMVSISNYPLSAALTCAKLTTAFEEAWGII; from the exons ATGGCGGCGCCCAGTGATGGTTTCCAGGCACGTGAACGGCGCATTCGGGAGACTGAGCGAGACTGGGAGGCGGCAGAACCCAAACGGCCCCGTCTCGGAGTGGGGAGCAAAAGCGGAGGCCGGCGGCTCGTAGTGGTGCTGGAAGGGGCCAGCCTGGAGACCGTCAAG GTAGGAAAAACTTATGAGCTGCTCAACTGTGACAAACACAAATCTATACTCTTGAAAAATGGACGGGACCCTGGAGAAGTGAGACCTGACATAGCTCACCAG AGTTTGTTGATGCTGATGGACAGTCCCCTGAACCGTGCTGGTTTGCTTCAGGTTTATATCCATACTCAAAAAAATGTTCTGATTGAAGTGAACCCCCAGACTCGTATTCCTCGGACCTTTGACCGCTTCTGTGGCCTCATGG TTCAGCTCCTGCACAAACTCAGTGTTCGAGCAGCTGATGGCCCCCAGAAACTGTTGAAG GTGATCAAGAATCCAGTGTCAGACCATTTTCCTGCAGGATGTATGAAGATTGGCACTTCCTTTTCTGTCCCTGTTGTCAGTGACATTAAAGAGTTGGCTGCTGGTGGTGACCCTATTGTCTTTGTTGTTGGGGCCTTTGCTCATGGATCG GTCAATGTGGACTACACAGAAAAGATGGTATCCATCAGCAACTATCCTCTTTCTGCTGCTCTTACCTGTGCCAAGCTTACCACAGCCTTTGAGGAAGCATGGGGTATCATTTAA